The sequence below is a genomic window from Parafrankia irregularis.
AGGTTCCGGGATGCAGCACGAGGTAGGGCGCAGCACCGGTCAGGTGCCGGGTGTCCGGGATCGGCCCGCGGATGCGCAGGCGCCCGTCATCCCCCACGGGCAGTCGGTATCCGGCCGCGGCCGCGGTCGACAGTGCTCGCTGGACCTCGTGCAGGCCGCTGTCCGGCAGCCGGTGGCGGACGTCGAGCAGGGAGCCCGGGTAGTCCTCGCTCGCCGCCGTGACTCGCCGGACGCCGGCCAGGCGCAGCAGCAGCGCGAGGGGCAGCGGGCTCTGATGGAACGACGTGAGGATCAGCGCCTCGTCGAACCCGCCGGCGTTCAGGCGTCGCACCAGACCGGCGATGTCGGCCGGTTCGACCGCTCGCGGCTCGGGGTCTATCCAGGGGCAGTGCCACACGATGATGTCGTCGACCTCGGGCAGCAGACCCGCCGCCGCGCGACCGCGCGGGCCGACGAGCATGGTCACGTGCCCGGCACCCGCCCGCACCGCGCGCACCGCTGGCCCGGACAGCAGGACGTCACCGTCGCTGTCGAGCCGCGCGACCAGCACCCGCGTGCTCATGCCGGACCGAGGGGCGTGGAGGGGGCCACGGCCGTTCGACGCCCGGTCGGTTCGACCGGCGGGACCGCCCGCGCGGCAGGCGATCCTGCTCGGAGCAGGCCGACGTCCGCGGGAGGCGCCGAGAACACCCGGGCGAGCGCGGTCAGGAGGTCGGGCGCGACCTCGGGCGCGGCGGCGATCTCCGCCCGCCTGGTGGCCGGAGTCGGCACGAGTACCCCACGGGCACCCACGGCCGCCGCGGCCGCCATGTCCGCGCCGATGTCACCGATCATGACCACCCGCTGTGGTCGCACGCCCAGGGTGTGGCAGGCCGTCACCAGCAGGCCGGGAGCGGGTTTGCGGCAGCCGCACCCGTCCGTCGGGACGTGCGGGCATACATGGAAGGTCACCGCGTCACCGAGCAGCGCCGCCAGCCGGGCGTTGACGGCGTCGACGGCCTTCCAGGTCAGCAGGCCGCGCCCGATGCCGCTCTGGTTCGACACGACGGCCGTGGGAATGCCGTCCCGTCGCACCTGTCGCAGCGCGGCCGCGGCGGTGGGCATGAGGACGACCCGCCGAGGATCATCGTTGTAGGGGACGTCACGGCAGAGCGTCCCGTCCCGGTCGAAGAGGACGGCCTCCGGCCGAGCCGGAACGGCGGCCTTTCGACCCGGCCGGGGCGTTTCCGTCGCGTCGGGAGTCACGCATCCCGTGGTGCCCGACCTCATCCAGGGAAAACGGTTCCACGTCGAGAAGCAGTCCGGTCACCGAGAGCGACACAGGTGGCGGACGGAATCCATGACTTGCTGAACGGTGATGTCCGCCAGACAGGCCGGCTCGCTGACATCCAGGGGGCAACACCCGGACCACCAGCATTCCTGGGTGGTGATCGCCGTCGGTCGGCGGACGGAGCAGCCCGGCAGGCCCTGCAGGTCGACCGTCCAGCCGCGGTGCAGCCCGTACCTGGTCGCCAGCGTCGGTCCGTACAGGGCCACGGTGCGCACGCCCATCACGGCGGCGAGACGGCACGGCCCGGTGTCTCCGCCCACCACCAGACCACCGCGTTCACCGAGCGCCGCGAACATTCCGGCCGCCTCCCGCAGCCCGCTGGCCGGCAGCACCGCCACCGGAGGCCAGGGCTCGGCCCGCGGCTTCCCGCGCGGCACTGTGGGCTCCGCTGACGGGGGCTCCGGTGACGGCAGTCGTGCCACTGGCCAGCCGGCGGCGAGCAGCCGGCTGGCCAGCTGCCGCCAGCGGTCGGCAGGCCACTGCTTGATCGACATACCCGCTTCCGGAATCAGGATCACCGGTGGGTGCCCACCGGTCGGACGTCCCTCCTTGGACAGACCACCCGACCATCCCGATGCGCCCAGGTGACGAGGGTCGGTGCCGCGGAGAGTCCCGAGCCCGGCGAGCGCCCCCGCGAGCGATGCCCTACCCCGCAGCCGTTCGGTGGCAGCGAGCCGGAGACGCCCCGACCGGGCGCGGGCGAG
It includes:
- a CDS encoding glycosyltransferase family 9 protein gives rise to the protein MSTRVLVARLDSDGDVLLSGPAVRAVRAGAGHVTMLVGPRGRAAAGLLPEVDDIIVWHCPWIDPEPRAVEPADIAGLVRRLNAGGFDEALILTSFHQSPLPLALLLRLAGVRRVTAASEDYPGSLLDVRHRLPDSGLHEVQRALSTAAAAGYRLPVGDDGRLRIRGPIPDTRHLTGAAPYLVLHPGTSVPARRWEPSRFAALAAALAGNGHRVAVTGAADETALTAHVAGAVGRDLGGATDLVTLAGVLAGARAIVIGNTGPAHLAAAVGTPVISLFAPTVPAERWAPYADRGVVLGDLDIDCAGCRARRCPVPGHPCLSTVTVSDVLAAVEAVTRGTAPENLPQEATA
- a CDS encoding D-glycero-alpha-D-manno-heptose-1,7-bisphosphate 7-phosphatase, translated to MTPDATETPRPGRKAAVPARPEAVLFDRDGTLCRDVPYNDDPRRVVLMPTAAAALRQVRRDGIPTAVVSNQSGIGRGLLTWKAVDAVNARLAALLGDAVTFHVCPHVPTDGCGCRKPAPGLLVTACHTLGVRPQRVVMIGDIGADMAAAAAVGARGVLVPTPATRRAEIAAAPEVAPDLLTALARVFSAPPADVGLLRAGSPAARAVPPVEPTGRRTAVAPSTPLGPA
- a CDS encoding glycosyltransferase family 9 protein, whose protein sequence is MTERPVHGPRPALPAPGTARDILVIELLGGFGDLLLALPALEALIAAHPHARMRVVTFLPGADLLAADERLDRVVAVTDHSGGSVRATVRAEITRRCPDLAVTTTRHSGIPRLLSDLGVAAVDDLWRGPPPDEPVDARFVRLLAADGVIDTASAELARARSGRLRLAATERLRGRASLAGALAGLGTLRGTDPRHLGASGWSGGLSKEGRPTGGHPPVILIPEAGMSIKQWPADRWRQLASRLLAAGWPVARLPSPEPPSAEPTVPRGKPRAEPWPPVAVLPASGLREAAGMFAALGERGGLVVGGDTGPCRLAAVMGVRTVALYGPTLATRYGLHRGWTVDLQGLPGCSVRRPTAITTQECWWSGCCPLDVSEPACLADITVQQVMDSVRHLCRSR